ttgtttttggttgattAACTTCCCAAACAAAGGCTTTGCACTGCTACACCCTTCAGGCTGTCTGGTAGTCTGCTCAGTAGTCTGAGCACATAtgttaaacacaacaaatgaaccTTAATGGACTGAAGATTTAATTTATAAGTTAAAGAAACCCATTTGTCTCTTATCACCTTCACATGAATGGATGAACTAACAAATAGTAAAAATTGGATGAGATGAAAAAGAATAAGATGAGCACATTTACCTGGGACTTTCCGAAGACTGCTCAGGCAGCCCATGATGTCACTAATATTCTCTGGCAGCAGAGTGGTTTGCTGATTGGGTTTGAAGGTGCCAGACACCAGTTTGGCCAATATCTTGTTTGTGGCAACACCAGCACAGCCAGTCAGACCCAGTTTGCTATGGATGGCTTCTCTTAGCTCTGCTGCAATGTGTGAACCAAAAACCAGCCTCAGGTATTCACTGGATTTCACATCTGCAGCTGAGGAGAAACAGATACGTTATGTGTGGCTGAAAACCAGAAAACTCTTTGAGacaattacattttcatgtaGTGGGAAACTGAGAGTGcaatgcaaatatttatttatgcaaatATAGGCAAATACATAGTTTTAGCACACTGGATTGTTTCACAAATCATTTCTTGGTTTCCATGAGCCACGTGCTCGTGGCTATACAGTAAAAAACCAGAGGCAAAAGTGTGACTTACTGGAGTGGTTGTAGACGTgtcctttaaatgaaaagctgttTGGCTCTGATGTCTGTGCTAGGCGACTATCTACCATCTCTGTGACGTCCATGAAGTTTTCGTCAAACCCAAGCCTCTCTACAAGTGGACAGTAGGACATCAGCAGCTCTGATTGGAGCACAAAGAAGGTAAAATATGGTTACCACAGAAATAGCCATCATCTCCAAAGACAGCTTTAAGCAACCATCAGAGAACAGTGGGTTGTTACGTATTAGAAAATGTGGAATGCAAAGGCAATTTCAGTAGAGGTAGCATTTAAGGAATGTACATTTTTAGAGgatgagaaaagtaaaaatgaaatgtttttaattagttttacagttttgatTTTTAGGATTATCATGagtggaaaaagttaaaaaatgcTCAGATTCTTTGATCTGAGAGACAGACACCAAAacctgacatttattttgtttgcatgATTATTCTGTTTGTCTCACTCAGAATAATTCTCTGTCTATCAGCATATGAATCCACACATGCAAGATTTATTGGCAACACCTGTTTATTGAATGTTTTAAAGTGGATTTCACTTTAAAcagattagaaaataaataccTGTCACTTTATAGGACATTTCTCTGTAGTGTGTCAGGTCTTCTCCTTTAACCAGCACTAGCTGAGGACATTTCTCCTTGGCATCAGTCACAGACATCAGTTTGGTGACACCCTGCTCTCTTGCCACATAGTTGCAGGTGACTACAATGTATTTCTGTTGGATACCTGTCAACATTAGAAAAAGCATTGTTCCATTTTCAGAGTATTGAACAGGAAGACATCTAAGActcaggttgtttttttttttttttttttttttaaactactcCATCAGTTTACCCAAAGGGACGTCTCTCAGAGCTGGGTTTCTGATCATTTCCACCTGAGCATAGAAACAGTCCAGGTCAAAATGCAGAATAACTCTGTGTGGAGGAGTGGACTGTGTTTTCTTATTAAGGCTTGGTCCTGAAACAGAGATAGTTAAGAATTAACTTTGGCTTCACCAcatcaggttaaaaaaaataagtgaaagGAATACAGTATTAATACAGAACACGACTGGTCAAAAAAGTACATACAATATAATGAATGCAAGAAGAACTTGCTGTACAGCTTTTACTTTCTTATAGAACTTCACTAAGAGTAAGACCTCAAATTAAAAGAGTAAAATAGCATTGCTCTTTATTATGGTAAGGTTGCAGAGTAATTTAACTGGTGATGAAGTGAAATCTTTCAGTAATTTTTGGGTTAACTACTTCACTGTTTCCACATACCAAACTGTGCAGATTTAATGCAATCGACTATTTTCGGAATATATTCGACTTAGAGTAGATACTGCAACATAAATGGACAGAATATGGTTAAAGTTATGCGCCGTTTGTTTTACAGTAAAGGAACTGGTTTCAGTTTCATACTTTACCCGGAGCTGAGGCGGGGCTGAGTGAAGCTGAGTCCGGGACACTGCTCCTCCACTCGGTCTCATCCTCCGTGTCGTCCTCGCTGCCGTGCTCCATGTCAAACATTGCAATTGTACTCTTTCAAAAGGActttaaaaaatccaaaaataagACACCACtgctactactgctgctgctgctgccgctgctgctgctgctgctgctgctgctgctgctgctgttgttgttgttgttgttgttgttgttgtgttgtctgaGGGAAAAACACAGCTCACGTTGAAAACACAGCTTCTCTGCAGgtccaagttttgttttgttttgtttttattagcaCAACAGCGCCACCTGCAGACATGGAGGTTTAATAGCACAAACGATGTGACAAACTCAAAATTTGATACTATTCTTTTTAAAAGATGattttgtattatatttatagACTTGATTAATTAGTAAAATCAGTATTTTTAGGCAAAAAAGGTCTTAAGTTTTGGtcattattttgtattttggggCGCAGAGGTTTAAGGATCACAGAAATCAAAACGATTCAAAAAGTGTTACTTTTATTAAGTGTTTcaaggaatttatttattttattttcccataTAATACTATCCTATTATTACATGTGatcatataaaaaatattcgtaaaaaaaaaaaaaaaaaatcagttaagACGTCTTTTGACGGTGGTCTCGCGGCCGGACAGAGTCTATATAAGCGCAGCTGACGGTCGGCTCCGTCAGGTGAACCGGCCACCTGTTGGTAATTACCGCCTCCGTCTTGCTTGAAGTGAGaagtggcctttttttttttttttttttttaccaatgtTTCCGTCGTCCGGTCTTTTCTCTGGTATAAGCTGCCCTGTTTCCAAACGCGGTGTTTGTGAGCGGCCCCACTGTCCGTACAAACATGCCACAGACGTGCGGGACTCACTCGGTGCCTCCTATAAATCACCGATAATCGACAAGGACCGTGCAGGTCAGTGAGGTGTGCTACAAGCTACATCCGGTTAGCATTTCtcacctgtgtgagaaaaaaaagaagatttgaCTGTATTTATGTTAATGACaagaaatgcagctttaattGAGGTTAAAGCGGAAAAGCTAATTTTAACGCAAGTTTCATAAGCTTCGAAAATTATTTAATAAGGattattttggatatttttttagCCAGGTGAGGTCAGGCTTTTATTAGGCCAGCTGACTAATTTTCCTACTTTCTGTCTGAATCTGTCGTCTTAAATTTACAGCAttacttaaaaatatttaactatttaaaattttaaaacaccAGTTTTTACTTGAACAAGggaaatcactttttttttaacctgcaaTTTATTTCCGCTGTTCCTGCCAATCCAATTCATTCTACATTCATAATTAAAGGGGCACTCTGCAGGattaacaaacaataaaatcatttgaaaagtCATGAAACAACTTCAAATGCAAAGCCGAATCCACTCTGCGTGTTTATGTCCGTCGTTGTTCTACCCTTTATCTGGGCCTGGTTTGCAACCTAACGAAAGCTTATCTTTCAACTAATAAATGTTACCGTGTTATCTGCCTCAATGTCACTAAACAAGAATATCTCCCTTTGTATTTACTTTTAACAGGATTGCAAAATGGCTTTCCATTTTTTGAGACTACAAATGTCTGTCTTCAGGAGCTAGAGCGGATCAACAAGGAGATCAAAACTGTAACACATGAAGTGGAGCAAGAGCAAAGGCGACTGTCACACTACCAGACTGTAAAGGCAGATTGCAGAAGCACTGCatcagattttcagttttcagagtCTGAGATTGCAGGTAAGCATGTAGGTTCTAATGCTCAGTCTTCATGCCTAGACCTTACTAAAACTTCATCCAGAGCGAAAAAGTACGTAGTTGACAACTCAAAACCAAGGACTGATTTGGAGTATGACCCCTTGTCCAACTTTTCTGCTGACTTGCGATCTTATAGCTCATCAGGTAAAGAGCAGAAGGTGAAAAATGGACAAtgtttgaaaaaggaaagagaggcTGTATCTTGTGACCAAAACAAGCCAGCTGCCCTGGCCCAGCTTTCCCAAACATCACCCCCAGAGCCACTTGATGAATCAAATGAAGATGGCATCCTAGTAATTGACATTCCTCCGTCCCCTGACAAAAAAAGGGGTGGAACTCCGAAACTTGATGATTGTGTTCCTGGCAAATCAGGGATCAAAAAAGAATGTAAGAGATCTAAAGCAGTTCTTCAATATTCACCTACTCTTTCCAAGAACAAGGGATCTGAAAATAAACCAGTTGATCGGGGGGTCATTGACTTAACTGACTGCTTGGATGATGCGGGAAGTGAATGTCAAATTACTTGTCAGACTGCTGAAACAGAAGTAGAGAATAATATTGAGCCTGAAAGTCTTCCTGCTCCTTCAGACCAACATCAGTGTTGGAACAGTCTTGTGGGAGTGGAAGAAGAGAAACCTCAGCTTGAATTGTCTCAGTGTGAAGTGTCCGGTAGTGATGAAAAAATGAATCCCCTTGAGCCACATCAATTTCCTTCAGGGAATTCACTTTTTAATGAAACTCAAGCTGCAAACTCAGGCTTGTCATGCAGGCAAAATACCAAAGACGCCCAGTCAATAGACCTGCTAGCTCATAAAATAccaggacagatacaggagagAGCTGTTAGCCCGACACCATCTGCAAGTCACAAGGAGCAAGAGGACCCAACTTCAGGTACCAAGCAGTCTAAAATCTGTCTCGCTTCGTCTGCTGACTCACATTTGATAAAGGAATATCAAACATCCACATCTGACATTGCTGAGCAGCTTTTGAACAAAGGGTGTGATGAAAAAGTTATAGTCATTTCCAGCTCTGAGGAGGAGTTCCACTATTCAGATGTGGAGTTTTCAGACAGTGACCCAATGGAAGAATGTTATAGGATCTTCATGGAGGCAAATAATGAGGACAATGGGAATGAAAAGCAACCTACTGTGTCTGTAAGTATACTGAAGTTACTCATATTTCAAGATGACTCCATTTCCTGAACTGTGTAAATGGTTTTCTCTAACCCTCCCTTGTTTATAAGGTTGAAACTATGGATGTCCAGAGGCCAGAGTTGAATATCACACCCCCAGTGTTACTGGGAAAGAGGAGGGTGGCTCATGAAGTTAAGCATGCAGAGGTACATCAATGAAGCTTTCATAGACATTTAAAGAATGTGACAGGCAATATACTTCCATGGTGGCTATAACAATCTGTCAAATTGAGACTTTAAATCAttgtttatttccctttttttttaaatgactacAAAATACAATGTAAATTACCTGCTACGAGGCTGTCAGCAAATTTGAGTAAAATTAATATTGGAAAGGAAAATTGTAACAAttgtagttgtttgttttgataaCCAAATCCAAAGTAGCTGCTTTCCTTAACCTTTAGAATGATGAGTTAGAAAATTGAGATTTAATgttacttttaaattaaatagcCTGAAATTTTGAACAAACTGCTCCACTCAACAGCCAGCAGCAAAGAGCAGACCTCAGCCACAGGTTTTGGTCCCCCTGCGGGGAACAGAAGCTTCAGGATTTGGGACCCAGTCCACCATTTCCAAGAGTCAGCAGGTACAGCAGAGAGCGTCCATGTTAACTGCTTCAGTTAAACGTGGTCAGGattttgtttcctctgccaATCAGAGGAAGCCAGAGACCCAGACGACTGCCTGCCCTCCCATTCAAATTTCTTCAAGCATGCAACCTACTCCTGTGCATCATGGTAAGCAGCTGTTGGTTGTAGTGGACCAGATTTATCATCCATTCATGTTTAATTTGGGAGATTTTCATTTAGTCAACATGAAATGTCACTAGCAAAATTTTCccttttattaaattaaatattaccTTTTGTTCCATTACATCTGTCCTTGTGGGTGACTTTGACATTTCACCTTTCTTGGGATATAACTGTCAGCACTGCCTTATATTCTTAGGTAAAGCTTAgcatgcttgttttgtttttttttgtttttttttttaatcacacagcTTACATGAACTATCTGTCTTTGGGAACTGCTGTGATTGAAGTAGGCAACAACTTGCACTTGATCCTCCCAGAGGGAACTTTTCCTCTGCCTGTTACCTCAAGTTCCAGCCCAGTTACATCAGTGCTGACCCCAGTCAGTCAAGGGCATACAAGTAATTTGCCTGTGAAACCAACCTGTACAGCTGCGGTTACCCACGTGCAAAAATACCGCACAATAGCACCTGTACTCATTCCTGCTCCGACACGCAAACCCTTATTCACCTCTGCTTTGGCACATTCGAGTTCAGCTTCTTCCATCGCCTCTCAACCTGCTGTTAAGGTACTGTTAATTCTACCTTGTACACCATTTAAGTTTGCTTGAATATAAATGTCTTAAGTTGCTTATTgtgtaaaattttttttttttaacagtcatACGGTCAGCCATTACCTACTAAGCGTAAACTAAAACAGCAGAGTGAGGCTGCTAAAGTTCCCCATGATGTCAGACAGCGTTATGTCAACATGTTCACAGAGGAGTTCCTTAAAACATCAGCCAGTGTCAATGATGCCTTTGAAAAGGTGAGcaaatttctttaaatgtaataCTCACAAACTAcagtctgtatttattttcGCCCATTATGTTGTTACCAGGCTGTTACTGAAGAGAGGGGTGTATACAATCGTAGtgcaaacaaactaaaatatacAAGTATTGCAGTGAATTTACTTAAGAGGCTAAAGAACCAAAGTGCTGCTTCATCTAAAGGTAAAAATCTAAGAAAACACCACACTGTTGATTAAATGTATGAATGATGCTGATtaaaattttatgtatttaatttcaatttttttttttttttttttttttcctggtacAGATGAAGAAAATATCAACAACCAAAGACTGAAGGGCAACATACCAATTGACCTGAAGAAGTTGAAAGGAAATGGTgagaatttttcttttgcattagtttgacattttattgtaaTATTATGGCAGCTTCtaaatttattcttttttccagCAGATGATGTGGCATTGTATGAGTGTTTGAAGGATTATATTTTAGCTGAGGAAAGGCTGATTGAGAGTAACTATCCTGTCCAGCACCCAGAGAAACCTGGTTctgcagctcttttttctgaCAATAAGAAAAGTAGCACAGACTGTAAGTCAACATTGTTTCTAAGCTGTATTCATTctctgaaaagacaaatgtgttttgCGACCATTCTCATATTGCATCACTAGGGGGCACCTTTAACTTGGTGTACTTTGAAGGACAATGATGTCCTGCAACACACTTGTCTGTTGATgagctttgtctgtttgttgggGGGGGAAGCCCTCAAGAGGATCTGCTGTCGATGTGGGGCTACTTATTCTGTGAGCCAAATAGGCAAACACATTCGCAAGGAGGAGTGCAATTATCAT
The nucleotide sequence above comes from Echeneis naucrates chromosome 9, fEcheNa1.1, whole genome shotgun sequence. Encoded proteins:
- the LOC115048640 gene encoding RNA exonuclease 1 homolog, which gives rise to MFPSSGLFSGISCPVSKRGVCERPHCPYKHATDVRDSLGASYKSPIIDKDRAGLQNGFPFFETTNVCLQELERINKEIKTVTHEVEQEQRRLSHYQTVKADCRSTASDFQFSESEIAGKHVGSNAQSSCLDLTKTSSRAKKYVVDNSKPRTDLEYDPLSNFSADLRSYSSSGKEQKVKNGQCLKKEREAVSCDQNKPAALAQLSQTSPPEPLDESNEDGILVIDIPPSPDKKRGGTPKLDDCVPGKSGIKKECKRSKAVLQYSPTLSKNKGSENKPVDRGVIDLTDCLDDAGSECQITCQTAETEVENNIEPESLPAPSDQHQCWNSLVGVEEEKPQLELSQCEVSGSDEKMNPLEPHQFPSGNSLFNETQAANSGLSCRQNTKDAQSIDLLAHKIPGQIQERAVSPTPSASHKEQEDPTSGTKQSKICLASSADSHLIKEYQTSTSDIAEQLLNKGCDEKVIVISSSEEEFHYSDVEFSDSDPMEECYRIFMEANNEDNGNEKQPTVSVETMDVQRPELNITPPVLLGKRRVAHEVKHAEPAAKSRPQPQVLVPLRGTEASGFGTQSTISKSQQVQQRASMLTASVKRGQDFVSSANQRKPETQTTACPPIQISSSMQPTPVHHAYMNYLSLGTAVIEVGNNLHLILPEGTFPLPVTSSSSPVTSVLTPVSQGHTSNLPVKPTCTAAVTHVQKYRTIAPVLIPAPTRKPLFTSALAHSSSASSIASQPAVKPLPTKRKLKQQSEAAKVPHDVRQRYVNMFTEEFLKTSASVNDAFEKAVTEERGVYNRSANKLKYTSIAVNLLKRLKNQSAASSKDEENINNQRLKGNIPIDLKKLKGNADDVALYECLKDYILAEERLIESNYPVQHPEKPGSAALFSDNKKSSTDSLKRICCRCGATYSVSQIGKHIRKEECNYHYGKGVTKRVPGGVETRYSCCEGVIGAPGCQVFKLHVHDTRSLDGFVSTIPRHLSDKSCPGVYSLNCEMCYTVHGLELSRVTVVNSRLQVVYDTFVRPDSEVIDYNTRFSGISEEDVKGNNTSIQEVQETLLSFIYADTILIGHSLETDLCALKLLHGMVVDTSVVFPHRLGHPHKLTLNNLTAEYLRRIIQESVCGHDTAEDATACMELMLWKLKEDGKLKK